DNA sequence from the Mangifera indica cultivar Alphonso chromosome 18, CATAS_Mindica_2.1, whole genome shotgun sequence genome:
AGTATTGAATTAGGTAAGCTCATAGATTAACTTTAGTCCACAACCCCTCTGTCAATGTAATATCCCTATAGATAATTCATAATCAGCTTAAGGACAGGTTTTGTTTTACCTTCCCAATTATTTAGTCTTGATGTTCATGTCTAAAATGTATGGTAAATACccagattttttttatatatatatgtataaaactAATGATTCTAAGTTCAGACTATTTTTCTGTAGGCCGATCGAGACCCAAGCTTGCCCCAAAACCAATaatcaacttaaaaaacaaatttcttcTACCTTCCCAATTATTCTGTCTTACTGTTCCATTATTCAACCTATTAAAAACTTTCAATCATGGACAACTTTAATGATAaatcatcatattatatatacaaaaatgccTAAAACTCAATGACAATTGTTTCTTGACTTCTATTTGAGTACCCATGAGTGGTTCTCCAGTCTCAGTTCCCACTACAAGAATCAAATGATCATTACTACCCCTTTTTTATGACATAACAAGGAGACATATGATCATTGCTAGCAAAAAATGTGGAAACAAAGAAAGTTGGATTATTACTAATGAAATTTCTTTGATTTCTATTGCCATTAGTGATGGATTGCTTTCATGATAATGCTAGGCATGTGAATTTCATAATATTAAGTACATCTAACAAATTTTGTAGCTATAGACTTCGTTTGATGTGGAATTCTCCTTTTTGTTCTTGCTTTCCAGAAAGATGAGAGTGAAATGTcctttaatcatataaaatcaCAGCTGAAAGTTCTAACTAGTCCCATCAatttcctctttctctttctagAGGAAATATCATAGATTTCCCATTACTATGTTTTAGTACACATatctatagtttaaaaattcattgCAAAACTACTCGAATTTCATGAAGACTTCAGACAAATTTGTGCATAGTTTTTATTCCTAGGATTTCCTTACAAAATGCAGAATAATACTTTTTCATGGTAAATATCTTACTCTGAGAAATAGCTACCAATAGTCTTTCATTATGCAAATTATATGGTTTTAAATCCATATCAAAGGTACAACAATAAGCAATAAACACGAAGCTGGTTTTCCGATAAAACATCTAGGATTTCATCAGAAAGAGGCAAAAACATCCAAACATAACTGATATGCATGAAAATGTTTTCATTCAATTTATAATCGATATCATGAACAGGGATATTGATGTTAATGCTTATTGTGGTTTGAGCAAAGGGcttaaatatcaaaacttttaCCTCACTTACTACagtacataatttttaatacataagataACATATTAATGTGAATGATCTTCATGATTTCCTAAACATAAACTTCAAAAGCATGAAAAGCAATATATACGATCATAAATAAATGCATAAACAAAGTGATCCTTGATGATACTTGCATAACTAGGTAATCAGGTCAAACAcaacaaaatgataatatataaaacatcatgtaAACTAAATTTAAGAATCTAATACATGGAACAACATGCTACCCAGAATTGCATGCATCCTAGCAACTGTTCTTAACAAAGAAATTTAAGCCGGTGCATAAAAGATTAATGCTAAAGCATTCAAATATCCTAGTATAAGTTGATGTCAACATACAATTCCTCCTCTGCTCCACCTCCATTTTTGCTCTGCAGTGCCCCAGGTTTTTATCTTACCATGGCCTCTAGTGAGTAAACCAAAAGTAAAAGCAAAGCAAGTACTGAGCTAGACAATATACAGTGGTAGGTCCATTCTTAGTTTAGGTAAACCTGCCTAGTTCATTAAGGAAATATCGGCTGACTGACAAATGTATTACTTCATAGCTGCTATCCTTTTTTAGGTTCACAAAATTGAATTCTTACACATGGCCACTAAACAAAGGATGCTTGATTAAGAAAGGAAAGCATCTCAAATATTTTAagcaaactcaattttttttgagAAAGAGGGTAAATATTTAGTACtccattatcaaaaaattgaatataaaatctaTTCTCATATCTATGTTGCCAGTGGTGCAAAACAAGTCttcaatcaataataaaaaatttacccctcaaaaaaacaattcaattcCAAATCATGAGTCAAATATGATATCCAAACAATTCAATATTTGATGGTCCAATCcaaagttcaaatttaattctgAATTCATGCATCTGAATATACACACACAGAGCAATGCTATCAATTTTAACCAGTGCATGGTAATTTAGATGGATTTGAGGAGCTTatcaaacaatataattttaggaaattgtaataaaaagattattgaataaaattacagCAAAGCATGACGACTAAATTGAAAGCTCCAAAACCCAAAACATAAACCCTAACCTCTCTAAAAGTTATACACtatcaaaatcactcaaaataCACAATTGAAAtgtaaaaatgaattaaagtCGACATTATTaccataaaatttgtaatttcataACAAGATCTATCATTTGACCACTTTTTGTACCGAATTGGCCGCGTCATCCGTCAATAGATTGCTCTCTTGCTGTTTCTTCTGAAGAGACTTCCGCTCCAGTTCTCGCCACTTGTTGATTGCCGCAGTACAGATGACTATAAGATTAATATTTCatcagattttattttaatttaaaactgaaaTTATTCAAAGCTAGAGAGAATATGAATTTATGTGTTTGTGcatcaaatcaatcaaattttactTACATCCGGCCCCCACGAAATAGAGGAGACGCAGAACCTTTGGGCC
Encoded proteins:
- the LOC123201610 gene encoding uncharacterized protein LOC123201610 is translated as MTGEEMSGPPGPKVLRLLYFVGAGFICTAAINKWRELERKSLQKKQQESNLLTDDAANSVQKVVK